From Kineosporia sp. NBRC 101731, one genomic window encodes:
- a CDS encoding PD-(D/E)XK nuclease-like domain-containing protein has protein sequence MSVAELGAGHPTVITEPGMYDLPERVYLSDPTPNGSMSSSTARRILKPGGPRRVQWERKHPQFKDAYDLGTVTHLHVLGKGAEVVEVEASSWQTKAAQAERDAARAEGKTPILTKDLLKAKAMARAVLSHKRVRELGLFKDGNGLAEQSIFWDDEEHGITRRAMLDWFGDIPADLKTTNDASPEAIAKAVYSYGYDQQDDWYRAAIRSTGHDDNPPFLFVFVETEAPHFVAVVELDDAFLDRGERRNRAGMERWANCRESGIWPGYTEEIQTISPPRWARYEGDDL, from the coding sequence GTGAGCGTCGCGGAACTGGGCGCCGGCCACCCGACGGTCATCACCGAGCCCGGCATGTATGACCTACCGGAGAGGGTGTACCTGTCAGACCCGACACCAAACGGCTCGATGTCGTCGTCGACAGCGAGGCGCATTCTCAAGCCGGGCGGGCCGCGGCGCGTGCAGTGGGAGCGCAAGCACCCGCAGTTCAAGGACGCATACGACCTGGGCACCGTTACCCACCTGCACGTGCTCGGCAAGGGCGCCGAAGTGGTCGAGGTCGAGGCGTCGTCATGGCAGACCAAAGCGGCGCAGGCCGAGCGGGATGCGGCACGCGCCGAGGGCAAGACGCCAATCTTGACGAAGGATCTGCTGAAGGCGAAGGCCATGGCCCGAGCGGTCCTCTCCCACAAGCGGGTCCGTGAACTGGGGCTGTTCAAGGACGGGAATGGCCTGGCTGAGCAGTCGATCTTCTGGGATGACGAGGAGCACGGGATCACGCGTCGGGCGATGCTCGACTGGTTTGGTGACATCCCCGCGGACCTGAAGACGACGAACGATGCGTCACCTGAGGCGATCGCGAAAGCTGTTTACAGCTACGGGTATGACCAGCAGGACGACTGGTATCGGGCGGCGATCCGCTCCACCGGGCACGATGACAACCCGCCGTTCCTGTTCGTTTTCGTCGAGACCGAGGCGCCGCACTTCGTGGCCGTGGTCGAGCTCGATGACGCGTTCCTGGACCGGGGAGAGCGCCGCAACCGGGCGGGCATGGAGCGGTGGGCCAACTGCCGGGAGTCGGGGATCTGGCCCGGTTACACCGAAGAGATTCAGACCATCAGCCCGCCGCGGTGGGCACGCTACGAGGGGGACGACCTGTGA